The following proteins are encoded in a genomic region of Microaerobacter geothermalis:
- the ald gene encoding alanine dehydrogenase, which translates to MRIGIPKEVKNNENRVAITPAGVKTLVGAGHEVLVEKGAGLGSGFSDESYMAEGAKIVPTAADAWNVDMVMKVKEPLPQEYNFFREGLILFTYLHLAPEPELTKALVDKKVVAIAYETVQLDNGSLPLLTPMSEVAGRMSVQIGAQFLEKSKGGKGVLLGGVTGVQAGRVVIVGGGIVGTNAAKMAVGLGAQVTLLDVNPDRLRYLDDVFGGRVQMLMSNSYNIAESVKKADLLIGAVLIPGARAPRLVTEEMVKSMEAGSVIVDVAIDQGGSIETIDRVTTHDNPTYVKHGVLHYAVANMPGAVARTSTWALTNVTMSYALQIANKGYRQAALDNLALAKGINVVDGFVTYKAVAEAHGYVFTPVQEALNKVKAYQ; encoded by the coding sequence GTGAGAATTGGAATTCCCAAAGAGGTTAAAAACAATGAAAATCGTGTTGCGATTACACCTGCTGGTGTAAAAACCCTTGTAGGTGCCGGTCATGAAGTGTTGGTGGAAAAAGGAGCCGGGTTGGGTAGCGGTTTTTCTGATGAGTCCTATATGGCTGAAGGAGCAAAAATTGTTCCCACAGCTGCAGATGCCTGGAATGTGGACATGGTTATGAAAGTAAAGGAACCTTTGCCGCAGGAATACAATTTTTTCCGTGAAGGATTAATTTTGTTTACGTATCTTCACCTGGCTCCTGAACCTGAATTGACAAAAGCCTTGGTTGACAAAAAAGTGGTAGCCATTGCCTATGAAACGGTTCAATTGGATAACGGCTCCCTTCCGCTCCTTACCCCGATGAGCGAAGTGGCTGGCAGGATGTCCGTCCAGATCGGCGCTCAATTCCTGGAAAAGTCCAAGGGTGGAAAAGGGGTTTTGCTTGGCGGAGTAACCGGTGTTCAAGCTGGCAGAGTCGTTATTGTTGGCGGGGGGATCGTCGGAACCAATGCGGCCAAAATGGCCGTTGGATTAGGTGCCCAGGTCACCCTTCTTGATGTAAACCCCGATAGACTCCGTTATTTGGATGATGTATTTGGCGGAAGAGTTCAAATGCTAATGTCAAATAGTTATAATATCGCCGAATCCGTAAAAAAGGCTGATCTGTTGATTGGTGCGGTACTGATCCCAGGAGCAAGAGCACCGCGTTTGGTTACTGAAGAGATGGTAAAGTCCATGGAAGCAGGTTCTGTCATCGTAGATGTTGCCATTGATCAGGGCGGTTCCATTGAAACCATCGACCGGGTTACCACCCATGACAATCCCACTTATGTGAAGCATGGGGTTCTCCACTATGCAGTGGCCAATATGCCTGGCGCAGTTGCAAGAACCTCTACCTGGGCATTAACCAATGTAACGATGTCCTATGCCCTGCAGATCGCCAATAAAGGATACCGTCAAGCAGCATTGGATAATCTTGCCTTGGCTAAAGGTATAAATGTTGTAGATGGGTTCGTAACTTATAAAGCTGTTGCTGAAGCCCACGGTTACGTTTTTACGCCTGTTCAGGAGGCACTAAATAAGGTGAAGGCTTATCAATAA